A window of Hippoglossus stenolepis isolate QCI-W04-F060 chromosome 18, HSTE1.2, whole genome shotgun sequence contains these coding sequences:
- the sh2d3ca gene encoding SH2 domain-containing protein 3C isoform X3 encodes MTERCSLWSALSAAACCFYRGSFMQVQFSKEKYLLESPPEKLRKELEEELKLSPADIRSHGWYHGHIPREVSETLVVRNGDFLVRDSLTSVGDYVLTCRWSNEVMHFKISKVLVKSNETKVQYMLETDSFDSVQELVRFYIGQRKPVSQASGVHIYCPVSRTLPLRYLEATFSLSNSKDYHGSAYSPSSQRGAYIKRRSVTMNDGLTTEKMMPHSDDSDSPSPVETPVAPPDPEPEPVPICSPSTIHHHKDAMRNCAMSMDQIQEYRCPLSPVGETPLSPAYSAITRQRALSSGRVLAVIPPSPVMRHSSDPQLSPLAGTNPPEHPAHTSHSAHSSPAHHPGYQSHSSETAGSYCDLRPCPGPPKPPAKGYVERLRVEEGREEAAKEEGDGMFSAPQVERTSSFRPSRYESCLMPAENKPLEMSVLKRVKELLAEVDARTAAKHITMVDCTVARILGVTSETQRMMGVSSGLELLTLPHGHQLRLDLLERFYTMSIMMAVDLLGCTGSTEERAALLHKTIQLAAELKSNMGNMFGFAAVMRALELPQISRLEQTWVTLRQRHTEGAILYEKKLKPFMKNMNDGKESGALSNTSFPHIIPVLSLLERGLALGEALEPWESAEVGVDVVMYHLEAARTIAHHGGIYRNNTEGKLQGLQEQSEIHEIFQTEFQMRLLWGSRGSEGSQSERYEKFDKVLTALSHKLEPPVRHSEL; translated from the exons TTCTCCAAGGAGAAGTACCTGCTGGAGTCACCTCCAGAGAAACTTCgcaaggagctggaggaggagctgaaactGAGCCCTGCTGACATCAGGAGCCATGGCTGGTACCATGGGCACATACCCAGAGAg GTGTCAGAGACTCTGGTTGTGCGTAACGGAGATTTCCTGGTGCGGGACTCTCTGACCAGTGTGGGTGACTATGTTCTGACCTGTCGATGGAGCAATGAAGTGATGCACTTCAAGATCAGCAAAGTCCTGGTCAAATCCAATGAGACCAAG GTGCAGTACATGTTGGAGACTGACAGCTTCGACTCGGTCCAGGAGCTTGTGCGTTTCTACATAGGCCAGCGCAAACCGGTCTCCCAGGCCAGCGGCGTCCACATCTACTGTCCCGTGAGCAGGACTCTCCCCCTGCGCTACCTGGAGGCCACCTTCTCACTGTCCAACAGCAAGGACTACCACGGCTCGGCCTACTCGCCGTCCAGTCAGAGGGGAGCGTACATCAAGAGGCGCAGCGTCACGATGAACGATGGGCTGACGACGGAGAAGATGATGCCTCACAG TGATGACTCAGACAGTCCCAGCCCGGTTGAGACACCGGTGGCACCACCAGATCCAGAGCCGGAGCCTGTGCCCATCTGCag CCCGTCGACAATCCACCACCACAAAGACGCAATGCGGAACTGTGCGATGAGCATGGACCAGATCCAGGAGTACCGCTGCCCCCTGTCACCCGTCGGGGAGACCCCACTCTCTCCTGCGTATAGTGCTA TTACCAGGCAGAGAGCGCTCTCAAGCGGGCGCGTCCTGGCCGTCATCCCACCCTCCCCAGTGATGCGTCACTCCAGCGACCCTCAGCTCAGCCCCTTGGCCGGTACCAACCCTCCGGAGCATCCCGCTCATACCTCACACTCGGCGCACTCCTCGCCCGCCCATCATCCCGGGTACCAATCCCATTCCTCGGAGACGGCGGGGAGCTACTGTGACCTCAGACCTTGCCCTGGACCCCCCAAGCCCCCGGCTAAGGGCTACGTGGAGCGGTTGCGGGTcgaggaagggagggaggaggcagcgaaggaggaaggagatgggATGTTCTCCGCTCCACAGGTGGAGAGGACATCCTCATTCAGGCCGTCCAG GTACGAGTCGTGCCTCATGCCGGCTGAGAACAAGCCTCTGGAGATGTCGGTGCTGAAGAGAGTCAAAGAGCTGCTGGCGGAGGTGGATGCCAGGACGGCGGCCAAACACATCACCATGGTGGACTGCAcg GTGGCCAGAATATTGGGTGTAACCTCAGAGACgcaaaggatgatgggagtgTCGTCAGGGCTGGAGCTACTGACGCTTCCACACGGACACCAGCTGAGACTTGACCTACTGGAGAG GTTCTACACCATGTCCATCATGATGGCAGTGGACCTGCTCGGCTGTACTGGAAGCACGGAGGAGAGAGCGGCCCTGCTCCATAAAACCATCCAATTAGCAGCCGAGCTGAAAAGCAACATGGGGAACATGTTTGGCTTCGCTGCTGTGATGAGAGCCCTGGAGCTGCCACAG ATTTCCCGCCTGGAGCAGACGTGGGTGACGTTACGGCAGAGACATACAGAGGGCGCTATTCTATACGAGAAGAAACTCAAACCTTTCATGAAGAATATGAACGACGGCAAAG AGTCCGGTGCTCTGTCCAACACGTCCTTCCCCCACATCATTCCCGTCCTGTCCCTGTTGGAGCGCGGCCTGGCTCTCGGGGAGGCGCTGGAGCCGTGGGAGAGTGCCGAGGTCGGAGTGGACGTGGTCATGTACCACCTGGAGGCAGCTCGCACCATCGCACATCACGGGGGAATCTACAGAAACAACACTGAGGGCAAACTGCAGG ggCTCCAGGAGCAATCAGAAATACACGAGATCTTCCAGACGGAGTTCCAGATGCGCCTCCTGTGGGGCAGCCGCGGCTCCGAgggcagccaatcagagcgctaCGAGAAGTTCGACAAGGTTCTCACTGCCCTGTCACACAAGCTGGAGCCGCCCGTGCGCCACAGCGAGCTATAA
- the sh2d3ca gene encoding SH2 domain-containing protein 3C isoform X5, whose product MGVSHMEPTDGQAEYVQFSKEKYLLESPPEKLRKELEEELKLSPADIRSHGWYHGHIPREVSETLVVRNGDFLVRDSLTSVGDYVLTCRWSNEVMHFKISKVLVKSNETKVQYMLETDSFDSVQELVRFYIGQRKPVSQASGVHIYCPVSRTLPLRYLEATFSLSNSKDYHGSAYSPSSQRGAYIKRRSVTMNDGLTTEKMMPHSDDSDSPSPVETPVAPPDPEPEPVPICSPSTIHHHKDAMRNCAMSMDQIQEYRCPLSPVGETPLSPAYSAITRQRALSSGRVLAVIPPSPVMRHSSDPQLSPLAGTNPPEHPAHTSHSAHSSPAHHPGYQSHSSETAGSYCDLRPCPGPPKPPAKGYVERLRVEEGREEAAKEEGDGMFSAPQVERTSSFRPSRYESCLMPAENKPLEMSVLKRVKELLAEVDARTAAKHITMVDCTVARILGVTSETQRMMGVSSGLELLTLPHGHQLRLDLLERFYTMSIMMAVDLLGCTGSTEERAALLHKTIQLAAELKSNMGNMFGFAAVMRALELPQISRLEQTWVTLRQRHTEGAILYEKKLKPFMKNMNDGKESGALSNTSFPHIIPVLSLLERGLALGEALEPWESAEVGVDVVMYHLEAARTIAHHGGIYRNNTEGKLQGLQEQSEIHEIFQTEFQMRLLWGSRGSEGSQSERYEKFDKVLTALSHKLEPPVRHSEL is encoded by the exons TTCTCCAAGGAGAAGTACCTGCTGGAGTCACCTCCAGAGAAACTTCgcaaggagctggaggaggagctgaaactGAGCCCTGCTGACATCAGGAGCCATGGCTGGTACCATGGGCACATACCCAGAGAg GTGTCAGAGACTCTGGTTGTGCGTAACGGAGATTTCCTGGTGCGGGACTCTCTGACCAGTGTGGGTGACTATGTTCTGACCTGTCGATGGAGCAATGAAGTGATGCACTTCAAGATCAGCAAAGTCCTGGTCAAATCCAATGAGACCAAG GTGCAGTACATGTTGGAGACTGACAGCTTCGACTCGGTCCAGGAGCTTGTGCGTTTCTACATAGGCCAGCGCAAACCGGTCTCCCAGGCCAGCGGCGTCCACATCTACTGTCCCGTGAGCAGGACTCTCCCCCTGCGCTACCTGGAGGCCACCTTCTCACTGTCCAACAGCAAGGACTACCACGGCTCGGCCTACTCGCCGTCCAGTCAGAGGGGAGCGTACATCAAGAGGCGCAGCGTCACGATGAACGATGGGCTGACGACGGAGAAGATGATGCCTCACAG TGATGACTCAGACAGTCCCAGCCCGGTTGAGACACCGGTGGCACCACCAGATCCAGAGCCGGAGCCTGTGCCCATCTGCag CCCGTCGACAATCCACCACCACAAAGACGCAATGCGGAACTGTGCGATGAGCATGGACCAGATCCAGGAGTACCGCTGCCCCCTGTCACCCGTCGGGGAGACCCCACTCTCTCCTGCGTATAGTGCTA TTACCAGGCAGAGAGCGCTCTCAAGCGGGCGCGTCCTGGCCGTCATCCCACCCTCCCCAGTGATGCGTCACTCCAGCGACCCTCAGCTCAGCCCCTTGGCCGGTACCAACCCTCCGGAGCATCCCGCTCATACCTCACACTCGGCGCACTCCTCGCCCGCCCATCATCCCGGGTACCAATCCCATTCCTCGGAGACGGCGGGGAGCTACTGTGACCTCAGACCTTGCCCTGGACCCCCCAAGCCCCCGGCTAAGGGCTACGTGGAGCGGTTGCGGGTcgaggaagggagggaggaggcagcgaaggaggaaggagatgggATGTTCTCCGCTCCACAGGTGGAGAGGACATCCTCATTCAGGCCGTCCAG GTACGAGTCGTGCCTCATGCCGGCTGAGAACAAGCCTCTGGAGATGTCGGTGCTGAAGAGAGTCAAAGAGCTGCTGGCGGAGGTGGATGCCAGGACGGCGGCCAAACACATCACCATGGTGGACTGCAcg GTGGCCAGAATATTGGGTGTAACCTCAGAGACgcaaaggatgatgggagtgTCGTCAGGGCTGGAGCTACTGACGCTTCCACACGGACACCAGCTGAGACTTGACCTACTGGAGAG GTTCTACACCATGTCCATCATGATGGCAGTGGACCTGCTCGGCTGTACTGGAAGCACGGAGGAGAGAGCGGCCCTGCTCCATAAAACCATCCAATTAGCAGCCGAGCTGAAAAGCAACATGGGGAACATGTTTGGCTTCGCTGCTGTGATGAGAGCCCTGGAGCTGCCACAG ATTTCCCGCCTGGAGCAGACGTGGGTGACGTTACGGCAGAGACATACAGAGGGCGCTATTCTATACGAGAAGAAACTCAAACCTTTCATGAAGAATATGAACGACGGCAAAG AGTCCGGTGCTCTGTCCAACACGTCCTTCCCCCACATCATTCCCGTCCTGTCCCTGTTGGAGCGCGGCCTGGCTCTCGGGGAGGCGCTGGAGCCGTGGGAGAGTGCCGAGGTCGGAGTGGACGTGGTCATGTACCACCTGGAGGCAGCTCGCACCATCGCACATCACGGGGGAATCTACAGAAACAACACTGAGGGCAAACTGCAGG ggCTCCAGGAGCAATCAGAAATACACGAGATCTTCCAGACGGAGTTCCAGATGCGCCTCCTGTGGGGCAGCCGCGGCTCCGAgggcagccaatcagagcgctaCGAGAAGTTCGACAAGGTTCTCACTGCCCTGTCACACAAGCTGGAGCCGCCCGTGCGCCACAGCGAGCTATAA
- the sh2d3ca gene encoding SH2 domain-containing protein 3C isoform X4: MTERCSLWSALSAAACCFYRGSFMQFSKEKYLLESPPEKLRKELEEELKLSPADIRSHGWYHGHIPREVSETLVVRNGDFLVRDSLTSVGDYVLTCRWSNEVMHFKISKVLVKSNETKVQYMLETDSFDSVQELVRFYIGQRKPVSQASGVHIYCPVSRTLPLRYLEATFSLSNSKDYHGSAYSPSSQRGAYIKRRSVTMNDGLTTEKMMPHSDDSDSPSPVETPVAPPDPEPEPVPICSPSTIHHHKDAMRNCAMSMDQIQEYRCPLSPVGETPLSPAYSAITRQRALSSGRVLAVIPPSPVMRHSSDPQLSPLAGTNPPEHPAHTSHSAHSSPAHHPGYQSHSSETAGSYCDLRPCPGPPKPPAKGYVERLRVEEGREEAAKEEGDGMFSAPQVERTSSFRPSRYESCLMPAENKPLEMSVLKRVKELLAEVDARTAAKHITMVDCTVARILGVTSETQRMMGVSSGLELLTLPHGHQLRLDLLERFYTMSIMMAVDLLGCTGSTEERAALLHKTIQLAAELKSNMGNMFGFAAVMRALELPQISRLEQTWVTLRQRHTEGAILYEKKLKPFMKNMNDGKESGALSNTSFPHIIPVLSLLERGLALGEALEPWESAEVGVDVVMYHLEAARTIAHHGGIYRNNTEGKLQGLQEQSEIHEIFQTEFQMRLLWGSRGSEGSQSERYEKFDKVLTALSHKLEPPVRHSEL; the protein is encoded by the exons TTCTCCAAGGAGAAGTACCTGCTGGAGTCACCTCCAGAGAAACTTCgcaaggagctggaggaggagctgaaactGAGCCCTGCTGACATCAGGAGCCATGGCTGGTACCATGGGCACATACCCAGAGAg GTGTCAGAGACTCTGGTTGTGCGTAACGGAGATTTCCTGGTGCGGGACTCTCTGACCAGTGTGGGTGACTATGTTCTGACCTGTCGATGGAGCAATGAAGTGATGCACTTCAAGATCAGCAAAGTCCTGGTCAAATCCAATGAGACCAAG GTGCAGTACATGTTGGAGACTGACAGCTTCGACTCGGTCCAGGAGCTTGTGCGTTTCTACATAGGCCAGCGCAAACCGGTCTCCCAGGCCAGCGGCGTCCACATCTACTGTCCCGTGAGCAGGACTCTCCCCCTGCGCTACCTGGAGGCCACCTTCTCACTGTCCAACAGCAAGGACTACCACGGCTCGGCCTACTCGCCGTCCAGTCAGAGGGGAGCGTACATCAAGAGGCGCAGCGTCACGATGAACGATGGGCTGACGACGGAGAAGATGATGCCTCACAG TGATGACTCAGACAGTCCCAGCCCGGTTGAGACACCGGTGGCACCACCAGATCCAGAGCCGGAGCCTGTGCCCATCTGCag CCCGTCGACAATCCACCACCACAAAGACGCAATGCGGAACTGTGCGATGAGCATGGACCAGATCCAGGAGTACCGCTGCCCCCTGTCACCCGTCGGGGAGACCCCACTCTCTCCTGCGTATAGTGCTA TTACCAGGCAGAGAGCGCTCTCAAGCGGGCGCGTCCTGGCCGTCATCCCACCCTCCCCAGTGATGCGTCACTCCAGCGACCCTCAGCTCAGCCCCTTGGCCGGTACCAACCCTCCGGAGCATCCCGCTCATACCTCACACTCGGCGCACTCCTCGCCCGCCCATCATCCCGGGTACCAATCCCATTCCTCGGAGACGGCGGGGAGCTACTGTGACCTCAGACCTTGCCCTGGACCCCCCAAGCCCCCGGCTAAGGGCTACGTGGAGCGGTTGCGGGTcgaggaagggagggaggaggcagcgaaggaggaaggagatgggATGTTCTCCGCTCCACAGGTGGAGAGGACATCCTCATTCAGGCCGTCCAG GTACGAGTCGTGCCTCATGCCGGCTGAGAACAAGCCTCTGGAGATGTCGGTGCTGAAGAGAGTCAAAGAGCTGCTGGCGGAGGTGGATGCCAGGACGGCGGCCAAACACATCACCATGGTGGACTGCAcg GTGGCCAGAATATTGGGTGTAACCTCAGAGACgcaaaggatgatgggagtgTCGTCAGGGCTGGAGCTACTGACGCTTCCACACGGACACCAGCTGAGACTTGACCTACTGGAGAG GTTCTACACCATGTCCATCATGATGGCAGTGGACCTGCTCGGCTGTACTGGAAGCACGGAGGAGAGAGCGGCCCTGCTCCATAAAACCATCCAATTAGCAGCCGAGCTGAAAAGCAACATGGGGAACATGTTTGGCTTCGCTGCTGTGATGAGAGCCCTGGAGCTGCCACAG ATTTCCCGCCTGGAGCAGACGTGGGTGACGTTACGGCAGAGACATACAGAGGGCGCTATTCTATACGAGAAGAAACTCAAACCTTTCATGAAGAATATGAACGACGGCAAAG AGTCCGGTGCTCTGTCCAACACGTCCTTCCCCCACATCATTCCCGTCCTGTCCCTGTTGGAGCGCGGCCTGGCTCTCGGGGAGGCGCTGGAGCCGTGGGAGAGTGCCGAGGTCGGAGTGGACGTGGTCATGTACCACCTGGAGGCAGCTCGCACCATCGCACATCACGGGGGAATCTACAGAAACAACACTGAGGGCAAACTGCAGG ggCTCCAGGAGCAATCAGAAATACACGAGATCTTCCAGACGGAGTTCCAGATGCGCCTCCTGTGGGGCAGCCGCGGCTCCGAgggcagccaatcagagcgctaCGAGAAGTTCGACAAGGTTCTCACTGCCCTGTCACACAAGCTGGAGCCGCCCGTGCGCCACAGCGAGCTATAA